The Thiogranum longum genome includes a region encoding these proteins:
- the hflD gene encoding high frequency lysogenization protein HflD has protein sequence MSEHDINDRTLAFAGVLQALKLVQETAHGRPCDLSAMQASVGSILVIDSDSVADVFGGITPLRTGLTLLKTQLIGGQGRPDAELSRYLVTLLHLERKLSKRSDLLDRLSAGIERAQTQATHFDIVHDNMIASLADLYANTVSTLSPRIMVRGQPERLSDTLVANRVRALLLAAMRATVLWRQCGGTRVGLLFERKKLVETASNMLAVNTGQ, from the coding sequence ATGAGTGAACACGACATAAATGATCGCACACTGGCCTTTGCCGGCGTCCTGCAGGCGCTGAAACTGGTACAGGAAACCGCCCACGGACGACCCTGCGATCTGTCGGCCATGCAGGCCAGTGTTGGCAGCATCCTGGTAATTGATTCTGACTCGGTCGCCGATGTCTTTGGTGGCATCACCCCGTTGCGTACCGGATTGACCTTATTGAAAACACAACTCATCGGGGGGCAAGGCAGACCCGATGCCGAACTCAGCCGTTACCTTGTTACCCTGCTTCACCTGGAACGCAAACTCAGCAAGCGCTCCGATCTGCTTGACCGGTTGAGTGCGGGCATCGAGCGCGCACAAACACAGGCAACGCATTTTGATATCGTGCATGACAATATGATCGCGAGCCTCGCCGACCTGTACGCCAACACCGTCAGCACACTGTCGCCCCGGATCATGGTACGCGGTCAGCCGGAACGACTGTCGGACACCCTGGTGGCGAATCGCGTACGCGCACTGTTACTGGCCGCCATGCGCGCCACGGTGCTGTGGCGCCAGTGTGGTGGAACGCGAGTGGGCCTGCTGTTCGAACGCAAGAAGCTGGTGGAAACGGCCAGTAACATGCTGGCGGTGAACACCGGACAATAA
- the mnmA gene encoding tRNA 2-thiouridine(34) synthase MnmA, protein MSSEALIKNTNRVIVGLSGGVDSAVAAHLLLQQGYDVEALFMKNWDEDDEAGHCPAEQDLIDARAVADRLGIKLRTISFSSEYWDRVFEYFLSEYRAGRTPNPDILCNQEIKFRAFLDYALALGADWIATGHYARVTGDRDKRELLKGLDPDKDQSYFLYRLGQRALNHSLFPLGERYKSEVRAIAEREGFPNFAKKDSTGICFIGERKFKTFLERFIPAQPGEIVDTEGKVIGTHDGLMFHTIGQRQGLGIGGMQGHSGEPWYVCGKDIDNNRLVVAQGKHHPALFQPALVASDTHWISGQAPEIPLRCEARIRYRQPVQACEIRALDSTHCEVQFDTPQRAVAPGQAVVFYDDDICLGGGTIQQ, encoded by the coding sequence ATGTCTAGCGAAGCCCTGATCAAGAACACAAACCGGGTGATCGTCGGACTGTCCGGAGGCGTGGACTCCGCTGTTGCCGCACACCTGCTCCTGCAGCAAGGCTACGATGTAGAAGCCCTGTTCATGAAGAACTGGGATGAAGACGACGAAGCAGGCCATTGTCCGGCGGAACAGGATCTGATCGATGCTCGTGCTGTCGCTGACCGGCTGGGTATCAAGCTGCGTACCATCAGTTTTTCCAGTGAATACTGGGACCGTGTTTTTGAATATTTTCTGTCCGAATACAGGGCCGGGCGCACACCCAACCCGGACATCCTCTGTAACCAGGAGATCAAGTTCCGCGCCTTCCTCGACTATGCGCTGGCGCTTGGCGCCGACTGGATCGCAACAGGACACTATGCGCGGGTAACGGGCGACAGGGACAAACGCGAACTGCTGAAGGGACTCGACCCGGACAAGGACCAGAGTTACTTCCTGTACCGCCTCGGCCAGCGTGCACTTAACCACAGCCTGTTCCCGCTGGGTGAACGGTATAAATCCGAAGTGCGCGCAATTGCAGAACGTGAGGGCTTTCCAAACTTTGCCAAGAAGGACAGCACCGGCATCTGTTTTATCGGTGAGCGCAAATTCAAAACCTTCCTGGAACGTTTCATACCCGCACAACCCGGTGAAATCGTGGACACCGAAGGCAAGGTAATCGGCACACACGATGGCCTGATGTTCCACACCATCGGCCAGCGCCAGGGACTGGGTATCGGGGGCATGCAAGGCCATAGCGGTGAACCCTGGTACGTCTGTGGCAAGGACATCGACAACAACCGGCTGGTTGTTGCCCAGGGCAAGCACCACCCGGCCCTGTTCCAGCCTGCCCTGGTTGCCAGTGACACCCACTGGATATCGGGTCAGGCACCTGAAATCCCCCTGCGCTGCGAGGCACGTATCCGTTATCGCCAGCCGGTGCAGGCGTGTGAAATTCGCGCACTCGATAGCACGCATTGCGAGGTACAGTTTGATACACCACAACGCGCCGTCGCGCCCGGGCAGGCGGTGGTGTTTTATGATGATGACATTTGCCTGGGCGGCGGTACTATCCAGCAATGA
- a CDS encoding NUDIX hydrolase: MTWKPRATVAVICEKNRHFLMVEENVYGKTRFNQPAGHLEDRESLVEAARRECLEETACRFKPQALVGLYRWRNNESGDTFLRATFCGECAGPEAGRALDNDIIAAHWMTLDEIRAHQPELRSPLVLRSLEDYIAGKRYPLELLVDV, translated from the coding sequence ATGACCTGGAAGCCACGCGCAACGGTTGCCGTTATCTGTGAAAAAAACAGACATTTTCTTATGGTTGAAGAAAACGTGTACGGGAAAACCCGTTTCAACCAGCCTGCCGGGCACCTCGAAGACCGGGAAAGCCTGGTCGAGGCTGCCAGGCGAGAATGCCTGGAGGAAACCGCCTGCCGCTTCAAGCCGCAGGCGCTGGTCGGCCTGTACCGCTGGCGTAATAATGAAAGCGGTGACACGTTCCTGCGCGCCACCTTCTGCGGTGAATGCGCCGGGCCGGAAGCCGGGCGTGCGCTGGATAATGACATCATAGCGGCACACTGGATGACACTGGACGAAATCCGCGCACATCAACCGGAACTACGCAGCCCGCTGGTACTGCGTTCACTGGAAGACTATATCGCCGGCAAACGCTATCCACTTGAACTCCTTGTCGATGTCTAG
- the purB gene encoding adenylosuccinate lyase produces the protein MELTSLTAVSPVDGRYGRKTEVLRPIFSEYGLIRHRVLVEVRWLQALAAHAGIPEVPVLSEHASNLLAAIADNFSEEDAQRVKNIERTTNHDVKAVEYFLKEKITGNNELEAVSEFIHFACTSEDINNLAHALMLREARGQVLLPRLDEIIRTVTQLAHDNAELPMLSRTHGQPASPTTLGKEMANVAFRLHRQRDQVAAVPMLGKINGAVGNYNAHMIAYPEIDWPAFSRDFVTSLGLDWNPYTIQVEPHDYIAELFDAVARYNVILIDFARDVWGYISLGYFKQRTVAGEVGSSTMPHKVNPIDFENAEGNFGIANAIFDHLSMKLPISRWQRDLSDSTVLRNLGVGVAHSVIGYDSLLRGIGKLEANPARLAEDLDATWEVLAEAVQTVMRRYGVEQPYEKLKELTRGKGIDAASLKTFIENLDIPPEARKALSRLTPGSYTGNATEQAKSI, from the coding sequence ATGGAACTGACATCACTCACCGCCGTTTCCCCTGTCGATGGCCGCTATGGCCGGAAAACAGAAGTACTGCGTCCCATCTTCAGTGAATACGGTTTGATCCGTCACCGCGTGCTGGTTGAAGTACGCTGGCTGCAGGCTCTGGCCGCGCATGCCGGTATACCGGAAGTCCCGGTGCTCAGCGAACATGCCAGCAATCTGCTGGCCGCCATTGCCGACAATTTCAGTGAAGAAGACGCACAACGCGTCAAGAACATCGAACGTACCACAAACCACGACGTCAAGGCGGTGGAGTACTTCCTCAAGGAAAAGATCACCGGCAATAATGAACTGGAAGCGGTCAGTGAATTCATTCACTTCGCCTGCACCTCGGAAGACATTAATAACCTTGCCCATGCGTTGATGCTGCGCGAGGCACGTGGACAGGTATTGTTGCCCCGGCTTGACGAAATCATCCGCACAGTCACGCAGCTGGCGCACGACAATGCCGAGCTGCCCATGCTGTCACGTACCCATGGACAACCCGCCTCGCCGACCACGCTGGGCAAGGAAATGGCCAACGTGGCCTTTCGCCTGCACCGCCAGCGTGACCAGGTCGCCGCCGTTCCCATGCTGGGCAAGATCAACGGTGCCGTCGGTAACTACAACGCGCACATGATTGCCTACCCCGAGATCGACTGGCCGGCCTTCAGCCGTGATTTTGTCACCAGCCTCGGTCTCGACTGGAACCCCTACACGATCCAGGTCGAGCCGCACGATTACATCGCCGAACTGTTCGATGCGGTGGCACGTTACAACGTGATCCTGATCGACTTTGCACGTGACGTATGGGGTTATATCTCGCTCGGTTATTTCAAACAGCGAACCGTTGCCGGCGAAGTGGGGTCGTCGACCATGCCACACAAGGTCAACCCGATTGATTTCGAGAATGCCGAAGGCAATTTCGGTATTGCCAATGCGATCTTCGACCACCTGTCGATGAAACTGCCGATATCCCGTTGGCAACGGGATCTCAGCGACTCTACCGTGTTGCGCAACCTGGGTGTGGGTGTTGCACACTCCGTGATCGGCTATGACTCCCTGCTTCGCGGCATCGGCAAACTCGAAGCCAATCCCGCGCGCCTTGCAGAAGACCTGGATGCAACCTGGGAAGTCCTGGCAGAAGCCGTACAGACCGTGATGCGCCGCTACGGCGTGGAGCAGCCCTACGAAAAACTCAAGGAACTGACGCGCGGCAAGGGTATTGATGCGGCATCGCTGAAGACTTTTATCGAAAACCTGGACATACCACCGGAAGCCAGGAAGGCCTTGTCCAGACTGACACCCGGCAGTTATACCGGTAACGCCACCGAACAGGCGAAATCCATCTAG
- the acnA gene encoding aconitate hydratase AcnA: MSDSFSTRSTLNCNGKDYEIYRLPALEKDVSTLPWSLKVLLENLLRFEDGKTVTRDDIEALINWDPNAEPAQEIAFRPARVLMQDFTGVPAVVDLAAMRDAMKALGGDPQKINPLQPAELVIDHSVQIDSFGRKDSMDLNAKIEYQRNQERYAFLKWGQKGFSNFKVVPPDTGIVHQVNLEYLARVVFAQENNGVLQAYPDTLVGTDSHTTMINGLGVLGWGVGGIEAEAAMLGQPVSMLIPQVVGFKLSGELPEGATATDLVLLVVEMLRKHGVVGKFVEFFGDGLDHLSLADRATLANMAPEYGATCGIFPVDEETLNYLHLSGRSEEQVALVEAYAREQGMFRRKGQAEARYTSVVELDMRHVAPSLAGPKRPQDRVPLDASKKMFNDALNALKAERNLESHAASGSINGQEFELDDGAVVIASITSCTNTSNPSVMIGAGLVARKAAAKGLKVKPWVKTSLAPGSQVVTEYLNQAGLMDDLDSLGFNVVGYGCATCIGNSGPLPEPVSKAIADGNLSACSVLSGNRNFEGRVHAEVRMNYLASPPLVVAYALAGTMDIDLVNEPLGKDTGGNDVFLKDVWPSQGEINALISSSVNREEFTRVYEDVFKGENRWNALASPEGQLFGWQEDSTYIRNPPYFEGMSKQVDEVQDIHGARALAMLGDSVTTDHISPAGAIKPDSPAGQYLLEKGVQPADFNSLGSRRGNHEVMMRGTFANIRLRNQLAPGTEGGVTVHLPDGEQMSIYDAAMRYKDENIPLVVLAGKEYGSGSSRDWAAKGPRLLGVRAVIAESYERIHRTNLVCMGILPLQYNEGETATSLGLTGKETFHFEGLGDGSAKQLAVRAVSDDGSEKTFTVRVRIDTPQEIEYYRHGGILHYVLRQLAA, from the coding sequence ATGAGCGACAGTTTTTCCACACGGAGCACACTGAACTGCAACGGCAAGGACTATGAAATCTACCGCCTGCCGGCGCTGGAAAAGGATGTTTCCACACTACCCTGGTCACTCAAGGTGCTGCTGGAAAATCTGCTGCGCTTTGAAGACGGCAAGACCGTTACCCGCGACGACATCGAAGCCCTCATCAACTGGGACCCCAACGCGGAACCCGCTCAGGAAATCGCTTTCCGCCCTGCACGTGTGCTGATGCAGGATTTCACCGGGGTGCCTGCCGTGGTCGATCTCGCGGCCATGCGCGATGCCATGAAAGCGCTGGGCGGCGATCCGCAAAAAATCAATCCGCTGCAGCCCGCCGAACTGGTCATCGACCACTCGGTGCAGATCGACAGCTTCGGGCGCAAGGACTCGATGGATCTGAATGCCAAAATTGAATACCAGCGTAACCAGGAACGCTACGCCTTCCTGAAATGGGGTCAGAAAGGTTTCTCCAACTTCAAGGTCGTACCGCCGGATACCGGTATCGTTCACCAGGTCAATCTCGAGTACCTGGCGCGCGTGGTATTTGCGCAGGAAAATAACGGGGTGTTGCAGGCTTATCCCGACACACTGGTCGGCACCGATTCGCACACCACCATGATCAATGGTCTCGGCGTACTCGGCTGGGGTGTGGGCGGCATCGAAGCCGAAGCGGCCATGCTCGGCCAACCGGTGTCCATGCTGATCCCGCAGGTTGTCGGCTTCAAACTGAGCGGCGAACTGCCGGAAGGCGCAACCGCCACCGACCTTGTGTTACTGGTTGTCGAAATGCTGCGCAAGCACGGTGTCGTTGGCAAGTTCGTCGAGTTCTTCGGTGACGGCCTCGACCACCTGTCGCTGGCCGATCGCGCCACGCTGGCCAATATGGCACCCGAGTATGGTGCGACCTGCGGTATTTTCCCGGTCGATGAGGAAACACTGAACTACCTCCACCTCTCCGGTCGCAGCGAAGAACAGGTCGCCCTGGTTGAAGCCTATGCACGCGAACAGGGCATGTTCCGTCGCAAGGGACAAGCTGAAGCACGCTACACCAGTGTTGTGGAACTGGACATGCGTCATGTTGCACCGAGCCTTGCGGGGCCCAAGCGCCCGCAGGACCGCGTACCGCTTGATGCCTCGAAAAAGATGTTCAACGATGCCCTGAATGCACTGAAAGCCGAACGTAACCTGGAAAGCCATGCGGCTTCCGGCAGCATCAACGGCCAGGAGTTCGAGCTGGATGATGGTGCCGTGGTCATCGCCTCCATCACGTCCTGCACAAACACCTCCAACCCGTCGGTCATGATCGGTGCAGGCCTGGTGGCGCGCAAAGCGGCGGCCAAAGGCCTGAAAGTAAAACCCTGGGTCAAGACCTCACTGGCACCCGGCTCACAGGTTGTTACCGAATACCTTAACCAGGCCGGGCTGATGGACGATCTGGATAGTCTGGGCTTCAATGTCGTGGGTTATGGCTGTGCCACCTGTATCGGTAATTCAGGTCCGTTGCCGGAACCTGTTTCCAAAGCCATTGCGGATGGCAACCTGTCCGCCTGCTCGGTGCTGTCCGGCAACCGGAACTTCGAAGGACGTGTACACGCCGAGGTACGCATGAACTATCTCGCTTCACCACCGCTGGTGGTAGCCTATGCGCTTGCAGGCACAATGGACATCGATCTGGTGAATGAGCCACTCGGCAAGGACACCGGCGGAAACGATGTATTCCTGAAAGACGTATGGCCGAGCCAGGGCGAGATCAATGCACTGATCAGCAGTAGCGTCAACCGTGAAGAATTCACCCGTGTTTATGAAGACGTTTTCAAGGGCGAGAACCGCTGGAATGCACTGGCGTCTCCGGAAGGCCAGCTGTTCGGCTGGCAGGAAGACTCTACCTACATTCGCAACCCGCCCTACTTCGAAGGGATGAGCAAGCAGGTAGACGAGGTCCAGGATATCCACGGCGCACGTGCGCTGGCCATGCTGGGCGATTCTGTGACAACCGACCACATCTCTCCGGCCGGCGCCATCAAGCCTGACAGCCCGGCTGGCCAGTACCTGCTGGAAAAAGGTGTTCAGCCCGCCGACTTCAACTCGCTGGGTTCGCGGCGCGGTAACCACGAAGTCATGATGCGCGGCACCTTCGCCAACATTCGCCTGCGTAACCAGCTGGCGCCCGGCACCGAGGGTGGCGTCACCGTCCATCTGCCGGATGGTGAGCAGATGAGCATCTACGATGCCGCCATGCGCTACAAGGACGAGAACATTCCCCTGGTTGTACTGGCGGGCAAGGAGTACGGTTCCGGTTCATCACGCGACTGGGCTGCCAAGGGGCCCCGTCTGCTGGGTGTGCGTGCCGTCATTGCCGAAAGCTACGAACGTATCCACCGCACCAACCTGGTGTGCATGGGCATACTGCCATTGCAATACAACGAGGGTGAAACCGCCACCTCACTCGGTCTGACCGGCAAGGAAACCTTCCACTTCGAAGGCCTCGGTGACGGCTCTGCCAAACAGCTTGCCGTGCGTGCGGTGAGCGATGATGGCAGTGAAAAAACCTTCACTGTGCGGGTACGCATCGATACCCCACAGGAAATCGAGTACTACCGTCACGGTGGTATCCTTCACTACGTTCTGCGTCAACTGGCTGCCTGA